Proteins from one Bombus pascuorum chromosome 15, iyBomPasc1.1, whole genome shotgun sequence genomic window:
- the LOC132914945 gene encoding activating molecule in BECN1-regulated autophagy protein 1B-like isoform X3, translating into MEQVKERPELLHCNQSHNILQDLMLRDLGFLYYNCYKTTRRALESAAEMNLVGKKHKELEYDLPGYPKATFLMVFSPDGTKIASAHGNHSVYITDVATRKNIKILSGHPRTPWCIAFHPSSSYILASGCLGGQVRVWDLRDDSKVWNVESQTVIASLAFHPSEKLLVIATNNEIHFWDWSQPEPFAVISTKTSIEKVRYVAFDNLGRKLITGIGNNYIKESRLFRSRLRHGRTTHDSQVPSNHPERTNQNEAIQSFRTMGPEPSHSTQSNLRGSVSVDNDESSILQYIYNSRRRTGRGRGELILPHDDDERPSSEDVSAVVLNFSGIYSYRVQAWDFSKGEIPDITNSEKNIVIHKCKICNDASINISSDGKLLATCFIGAAGVYSLQWETLGEEIYWAEVYNSVISVSISPTQEHLLTNT; encoded by the exons ATGGAGCAGGTTAAGGAGAGACCAGAATTGCTTCATTGCAATCAGTCTCATAACATATTACAAGACTTAATGCTTAGAGATTTgggatttttatattacaattgcTATAAAACTACAAGACGTGCATTAGAATCAGCAGCTGAAATGAATTTAGTTGGAAAAAAGCATAAAGAATTG GAATATGATCTGCCAGGATATCCTAAAGCAACGTTTTTAATGGTTTTCAGTCCTGACGG CACTAAAATAGCATCAGCCCATGGAAATCACAGTGTTTATATTACTGATGTAGCAACTagaaaaaacattaaaattctttctgGTCATCCACGCACTCCATGGTGTATTGCATTTCATCCCTCTTCTAGTTACATATTAGCATCTGGTTGTCTTGGTGGTCAAGTACGGGTTTGGGATTTAAGG GATGATAGCAAGGTTTGGAATGTGGAAAGTCAGACAGTTATAGCTTCTCTTGCCTTCCATCCATCTGAAAAATTACTTGTTATAGCaacaaataatgaaatacaCTTTTGGGATTGGAGTCAACCTGAACCCTTTGCAGTAATATCTACAAAGACTAGCATAGAAAAAGTAAG ATATGTAGCTTTTGACAATTTAGGAAGGAAATTAATCACAGGCattggaaataattatataaaagaatcaaGATTATTCAG ATCCCGTTTAAGGCATGGGAGGACGACGCATGATAGTCAAGTACCAAGTAACCATCCCGAAAGAACTAATCAAAATGAAGCGATTCAATCGTTTAGAACCATGGGACCCGAACCTTCACACAGTACTCAATCGAATTTACGCGGTAGTGTATCAGTAGATAATGATGAAAGCTCCATACTACAATATATCTATAATTCAAGGCGGCGAacaggaagaggaagaggggAATTGATTCTTCCACATGATGATGACGAAAGACCTTCTTCGG aagatGTCTCAGCAGTAGTGTTAAACTTCTCAGGAATCTACAGTTATCGTGTACAAGCATGGGACTTCTCTAAGGGGGAAATACCTGATATTACAAact ctgaaaaaaatattgttatacaCAAGTGcaaaatatgtaatgacgcTAGCATAAATATTTCCTCGGACGGAAAACTATTGGCAACATGCTTTATAGGAGCTGCAG GAGTTTACAGTTTACAGTGGGAAACGTTAGGAGAAGAAATTTATTGGGCGGAAGTATATAATTCTGTGATTTCTGTATCAATTTCGCCAACACAGGAGCATCTTTTA ACTAACACATAA
- the LOC132914949 gene encoding gastrula zinc finger protein XlCGF58.1-like: MMLHKTSLRLCRLCGKEKQQGTDLFTDKVKGIVLISIINKYFSKEVINISNSDAFSKYVCSDCEQKIYVFDEFCLMVANVQKQLAAPSLEIDFAEDMLYQLKESDTLPKNTLNKQGVKKSTCPICAKSFRCQSHLNRHKRIHTGQRPFVCNICKMSFNQQEILMKHKERHEGKKLFQCANCHQSFRYKVSLKSHMINFHIDMEQSINNQSLQMESNSFTCPECGKQFVTKYKLQRHSRCHTGERPYHCTFCLKTFSQTGNLKVHQVKYHQMHSSVTEIRRQTQYDDQIVDCDIPTTLNNFHTVNMSEIELQNTINETINSTEQSSSYASKIYENSLYIDEEIETILDRDLGQLGQNKYSTNVQDKVPLCLKQPETPELLHSLLYDDG, from the exons ATGATGTTGCATAAAACAAGCTTAAGGCTATGTCGCCTCtgtggaaaagaaaaacagcaAGGCACAGATTTGTTTACAGATAAAGTTAAAGGGATTGTACTAATatcgattataaataaatatttctctaaagag gtgataaatatttcaaactctGATGCATTTTCCAAATATGTTTGTAGTGATTGCGAacaaaagatatatgtatttgatgAGTTCTGTTTGATGGTAGCTAATGTGCAGAAACAACTTGCAGCCCCATCTTTGGAAATTGATTTTGCAGAa gaCATGTTATACCAATTGAAAGAAAGTGATACACTACCAAAAAATACCTTAAACAAGCAGGGAGTAAAGAAAAGTACATGCCCAATATGTGCTAAAAGTTTTAGATGTCAATCACATTTAAACAGGCATAAACGTATTCATACTGGACAAAGACCTTTTGTTTGtaat atttGTAAAATGTCATTCAATCAACAAGAAATCTTAATGAAGCATAAAGAAAGACATGAAGGAAAGAAACTATTTCAATGTGCAAATTGTCATCAATCATTTCGTTATAAAGTTTCTTTGAAATCTcatatgataaattttcacatAGACATGGAACAGTCTATTAATAATCAAAGTCTGCAAATGGAAAGCAATTCATTTACATGCCCTGAATGTGGTAAGcaatttgtaacaaaatataaattacaaaggCATTCAAGATGCCACACTGGTGAGAGACCATATCATTGTACTTTCTGTTTAAAAACATTCTCTCAAACTGGTAATTTAAAAGTGCATCAAGTGAAGTATCATCAAATGCATAGTTCTGTAACTGAAATAAGAAGACAGACTCAATACGATGATCAAATAGTTGACTGTGATATACctacaacgttaaataatttccatacaGTTAACATGTCAGAGATCGAATTGCAAAATACGATAAACGAAACTATAAATTCTACAGAGCAGAGTAGTTCGTACGCctcaaaaatatatgaaaattctttatatattgATGAGGAAATTGAAACAATTCTGGATCGCGATCTTGGCCAATTaggacaaaataaatattctacaaatgTACAAGACAAAGTACCGCTTTGCTTAAAACAACCAGAGACTCCTGAATTACTGCACAGTCTATTATATGATGATGGTTAA
- the LOC132914945 gene encoding activating molecule in BECN1-regulated autophagy protein 1-like isoform X2: protein MEQVKERPELLHCNQSHNILQDLMLRDLGFLYYNCYKTTRRALESAAEMNLVGKKHKELEYDLPGYPKATFLMVFSPDGTKIASAHGNHSVYITDVATRKNIKILSGHPRTPWCIAFHPSSSYILASGCLGGQVRVWDLRDDSKVWNVESQTVIASLAFHPSEKLLVIATNNEIHFWDWSQPEPFAVISTKTSIEKVRYVAFDNLGRKLITGIGNNYIKESRLFRSRLRHGRTTHDSQVPSNHPERTNQNEAIQSFRTMGPEPSHSTQSNLRGSVSVDNDESSILQYIYNSRRRTGRGRGELILPHDDDERPSSGIYSYRVQAWDFSKGEIPDITNSEKNIVIHKCKICNDASINISSDGKLLATCFIGAAGVYSLQWETLGEEIYWAEVYNSVISVSISPTQEHLLVGLARSGIGNEYTMAIIYRLTHKQSENNTPRMQDLDFNNLAKSLHFMSKRNTMLWVRDLLQNNQSTGGHTSINCIRWAPQPGQGLVYATNTGRLAILH, encoded by the exons ATGGAGCAGGTTAAGGAGAGACCAGAATTGCTTCATTGCAATCAGTCTCATAACATATTACAAGACTTAATGCTTAGAGATTTgggatttttatattacaattgcTATAAAACTACAAGACGTGCATTAGAATCAGCAGCTGAAATGAATTTAGTTGGAAAAAAGCATAAAGAATTG GAATATGATCTGCCAGGATATCCTAAAGCAACGTTTTTAATGGTTTTCAGTCCTGACGG CACTAAAATAGCATCAGCCCATGGAAATCACAGTGTTTATATTACTGATGTAGCAACTagaaaaaacattaaaattctttctgGTCATCCACGCACTCCATGGTGTATTGCATTTCATCCCTCTTCTAGTTACATATTAGCATCTGGTTGTCTTGGTGGTCAAGTACGGGTTTGGGATTTAAGG GATGATAGCAAGGTTTGGAATGTGGAAAGTCAGACAGTTATAGCTTCTCTTGCCTTCCATCCATCTGAAAAATTACTTGTTATAGCaacaaataatgaaatacaCTTTTGGGATTGGAGTCAACCTGAACCCTTTGCAGTAATATCTACAAAGACTAGCATAGAAAAAGTAAG ATATGTAGCTTTTGACAATTTAGGAAGGAAATTAATCACAGGCattggaaataattatataaaagaatcaaGATTATTCAG ATCCCGTTTAAGGCATGGGAGGACGACGCATGATAGTCAAGTACCAAGTAACCATCCCGAAAGAACTAATCAAAATGAAGCGATTCAATCGTTTAGAACCATGGGACCCGAACCTTCACACAGTACTCAATCGAATTTACGCGGTAGTGTATCAGTAGATAATGATGAAAGCTCCATACTACAATATATCTATAATTCAAGGCGGCGAacaggaagaggaagaggggAATTGATTCTTCCACATGATGATGACGAAAGACCTTCTTCGG GAATCTACAGTTATCGTGTACAAGCATGGGACTTCTCTAAGGGGGAAATACCTGATATTACAAact ctgaaaaaaatattgttatacaCAAGTGcaaaatatgtaatgacgcTAGCATAAATATTTCCTCGGACGGAAAACTATTGGCAACATGCTTTATAGGAGCTGCAG GAGTTTACAGTTTACAGTGGGAAACGTTAGGAGAAGAAATTTATTGGGCGGAAGTATATAATTCTGTGATTTCTGTATCAATTTCGCCAACACAGGAGCATCTTTTAGTAGGTCTAGCAAGGAGTGGTATTGGAAACGAATATACTATGGCTATTATTTACAGACTAACACATAAACAATCTGAAAATAACACACCACGTATGCAAGACTTGGATTTTAATAATCTAGCGAAATCTTTACATTTCATGAGTAAAAGGAACACTATGTTGTGGGTTAGAGATTTACTACAAAATAATCAATCAACTGGAGGACATACAAGCATAAATTGTATCAGGTGGGCACCACAACCTGGCCAAGGTTTAGTTTATGCTACTAACACTGGCCGATTAGCTATTCTTcattaa
- the LOC132914903 gene encoding cyclin-Y, which yields MGNKSSCCVYSSPQVGRKELGTEGVTRGLEEHLPEGGISVNNLQHISEREPEDWDSDPSLHPCAGTIFMERSKQAIENGMVRKKSQHQIADIRPLKKSSSCSTIYLDDSTVSQPNLKNTVKCVALAVYYHIKNRTSQRQIDIFDEKLHPLTREGVSEDYDKQNPEHKQIYKFVRTLFNAAQLTAECAIITLVYLERLLTYAEIDITPANWKRIVLGAILLASKVWDDQAVWNVDYCQILKDITVEDMNELERQFLEMLQFNINVPSSVYAKYYFDLRTLAEANELTFPSEPLSKEKAQKLEAMSRVYEDKVTAEALRTGIKRWSSLDNICIGGPRRSIAILS from the exons ATGGGAAATAAAAGTAGTTGCTGTGTTTATTCCAGTCCTCAAGTTGGACGTAAGGAATTAGGAACCGAAGGTGTTACCCGAGGTCTTGAGGAACATTTACCAGAAGGTGGAATTAgtgttaataatttacaacataTTAGCGAACGTGAACCAGAAGACTGGGACTCAGATCCATCACTACACCCCTGTGCTGGCACTATTTTTATGGAACGATCGAAACAAGCTATTGAAA atgGCAtggtaagaaaaaaaagtcaGCACCAAATTGCAGATATAAGGCCTTTAAAAAAGAGTAGCAGTTGCAGTACAATATATTTAGATGACAGTACTGTTTCACAACCAAATCTTAAGAATACAGTAAAATGCGTTGCCTTAGCTGTTTATTACCACATAAAAAACAGAACCTCACAGCGACAGATTGATATATTTGATGAGAAACTACATCCTTTAACG AGGGAGGGTGTTTCAGAAGATTATGATAAACAGAATCCAGaacataaacaaatttacaaGTTTGTGAGGACATTGTTTAATGCTGCTCAACTTACAGCTGAATGTGCCATCATAACATTAGTTTACTTAGAACGTCTGCTTACCTATGCAGAAATAGATATAACACCAGCCAATTGGAAACGAATAGTACTTGGAGCTATTTTATTAGCATCAAAAGTTTGGGATGATCAGGCTGTATGGAATGTAGATTACTGTCAAATTCTTAAAGATATTACAGTAGAAGATAT gaATGAATTAGAAAGGCAATTCTTGGAAATGCTACAGTTCAATATAAACGTTCCTTCAAGCGTGTAtgctaaatattattttgatctTCGCACACTCGCAGAAGCAAATGAATTAACATTCCCTAGTGAACCCCTCAGTAAAGAAAAAGCTCAGAAATTGGAAGCTATGTCCAGAGTTTATGAAGACAAAGTTACTGCTGAAGCTTTACGTACTGGTATTAAAAGATGGTCAAGTTTAGATAACATATGCATAGGTGGACCTAGACGTAGTATTGCCATTCTATCCTAA
- the LOC132914945 gene encoding activating molecule in BECN1-regulated autophagy protein 1-like isoform X1, which translates to MEQVKERPELLHCNQSHNILQDLMLRDLGFLYYNCYKTTRRALESAAEMNLVGKKHKELEYDLPGYPKATFLMVFSPDGTKIASAHGNHSVYITDVATRKNIKILSGHPRTPWCIAFHPSSSYILASGCLGGQVRVWDLRDDSKVWNVESQTVIASLAFHPSEKLLVIATNNEIHFWDWSQPEPFAVISTKTSIEKVRYVAFDNLGRKLITGIGNNYIKESRLFRSRLRHGRTTHDSQVPSNHPERTNQNEAIQSFRTMGPEPSHSTQSNLRGSVSVDNDESSILQYIYNSRRRTGRGRGELILPHDDDERPSSEDVSAVVLNFSGIYSYRVQAWDFSKGEIPDITNSEKNIVIHKCKICNDASINISSDGKLLATCFIGAAGVYSLQWETLGEEIYWAEVYNSVISVSISPTQEHLLVGLARSGIGNEYTMAIIYRLTHKQSENNTPRMQDLDFNNLAKSLHFMSKRNTMLWVRDLLQNNQSTGGHTSINCIRWAPQPGQGLVYATNTGRLAILH; encoded by the exons ATGGAGCAGGTTAAGGAGAGACCAGAATTGCTTCATTGCAATCAGTCTCATAACATATTACAAGACTTAATGCTTAGAGATTTgggatttttatattacaattgcTATAAAACTACAAGACGTGCATTAGAATCAGCAGCTGAAATGAATTTAGTTGGAAAAAAGCATAAAGAATTG GAATATGATCTGCCAGGATATCCTAAAGCAACGTTTTTAATGGTTTTCAGTCCTGACGG CACTAAAATAGCATCAGCCCATGGAAATCACAGTGTTTATATTACTGATGTAGCAACTagaaaaaacattaaaattctttctgGTCATCCACGCACTCCATGGTGTATTGCATTTCATCCCTCTTCTAGTTACATATTAGCATCTGGTTGTCTTGGTGGTCAAGTACGGGTTTGGGATTTAAGG GATGATAGCAAGGTTTGGAATGTGGAAAGTCAGACAGTTATAGCTTCTCTTGCCTTCCATCCATCTGAAAAATTACTTGTTATAGCaacaaataatgaaatacaCTTTTGGGATTGGAGTCAACCTGAACCCTTTGCAGTAATATCTACAAAGACTAGCATAGAAAAAGTAAG ATATGTAGCTTTTGACAATTTAGGAAGGAAATTAATCACAGGCattggaaataattatataaaagaatcaaGATTATTCAG ATCCCGTTTAAGGCATGGGAGGACGACGCATGATAGTCAAGTACCAAGTAACCATCCCGAAAGAACTAATCAAAATGAAGCGATTCAATCGTTTAGAACCATGGGACCCGAACCTTCACACAGTACTCAATCGAATTTACGCGGTAGTGTATCAGTAGATAATGATGAAAGCTCCATACTACAATATATCTATAATTCAAGGCGGCGAacaggaagaggaagaggggAATTGATTCTTCCACATGATGATGACGAAAGACCTTCTTCGG aagatGTCTCAGCAGTAGTGTTAAACTTCTCAGGAATCTACAGTTATCGTGTACAAGCATGGGACTTCTCTAAGGGGGAAATACCTGATATTACAAact ctgaaaaaaatattgttatacaCAAGTGcaaaatatgtaatgacgcTAGCATAAATATTTCCTCGGACGGAAAACTATTGGCAACATGCTTTATAGGAGCTGCAG GAGTTTACAGTTTACAGTGGGAAACGTTAGGAGAAGAAATTTATTGGGCGGAAGTATATAATTCTGTGATTTCTGTATCAATTTCGCCAACACAGGAGCATCTTTTAGTAGGTCTAGCAAGGAGTGGTATTGGAAACGAATATACTATGGCTATTATTTACAGACTAACACATAAACAATCTGAAAATAACACACCACGTATGCAAGACTTGGATTTTAATAATCTAGCGAAATCTTTACATTTCATGAGTAAAAGGAACACTATGTTGTGGGTTAGAGATTTACTACAAAATAATCAATCAACTGGAGGACATACAAGCATAAATTGTATCAGGTGGGCACCACAACCTGGCCAAGGTTTAGTTTATGCTACTAACACTGGCCGATTAGCTATTCTTcattaa